GTGCGTGACATCGCCTACCCGTACAACCGCAGCCTGGCCAACTTCGCGGGTGTCGATCCGGTGAGCGGCAAGTACGTCTACGCGCTGCCGGTCGATGCCAGGGGTAATTACAACCCCGGCGCCTTCGTCCGCGAGGACGATCGCGCGCAGTCGCGCTGGTCGCTGCAACTGACGGCCCGCTACACGTTCTGATCGACAGGGGGTGGCGCGTCCGGCATTGAAATCGGCCGTCGCCACCCCCTACCTTCAGGGCATCCCGCCTGGAGGAAGCCCCATGCCCGATCTGTCCGCGTTTCCGATCACTACCCGGTGGCCGGCGCAGCATCCCGACCGCATCCAGCTGTATTCGCTGCCCACGCCCAACGGCGTCAAGGTGTCGATCATGCTGGAGGAGCTAGGCCTGCCGTACGAAGTGCATCTCGTCGACATCATGAAGAACGAGAGTAAGCTGCCCGAGTTCGAGTCGCTCAACCCGAACGGCAAGATCCCCGCCATGATCGACCCGGACGGCCCCGGCGGCATTCCGCTGGCCCTGTCCGAATCCGGTGCCATGCTGCTTTACCTGGCCGAGAAGACCGGCCGCTTCCTGCCGCAGGATCCTGCGAAGCGCTGGGAGACGATCCAGTGGTTGTTCTTCCAGATGGGCGGCATCGGCCCGATGTTCGGCCAGGTGGGCTTCTTCCATAAGTTCGCCGGCCGCGAGTACGAGGACAAGCGCCCGCTGGAGCGCTATGTCGCCGAAGCGAAGCGCCTGCTCGGCGTGCTCGATCGCCAGCTCGACGGCAAGGCATGGATCGTCGGTGACGAATACACCATCGCCGATATTGCGACGCTTGGCTGGGTGAACACCCTGCTGACCTTCTACGGCGCCCGTGAGCTGGTCGGTTTCGACGACTTCGCCAATGTCGCCGACTGGCTGGAACGGGGCATGTCCCGTCCCGGCGTGGAGCGTGGGCTGAAGATTCCCGCCCGGCAACCGTGACCTCTGGCATAGGGCGCTCCCGGGGATGCCGTTTAGCATCGAGGGCTTGCGCGGACCCCAGGGGTCCGCGCCGACCCGCTCGCAGGGATGGCAGGGCGACCCACACGCTCCACGGGAGAATGCATTGAAATCCACGATCCTCGCCTCCGCGCTGCTGGCCGCCCTGGCCAGCGTCGGCGCCACCGCCGCCCGCGCAGACGATGTGCCGCCGCCGGCCGACGTCGCGTTCGACGGCACGCTCAAGCTTGTCGTCGACGCCACCGACACCGACCACCGTATCTTCCGGGTCAAGGAATCGATTCCGGCCAAGGCCGGTCCGCTGACCCTGCTGTTCCCCGAATGGATCCCGGGCCACCACTCGCCCACCGGTCCGATCGACCAGTTCGCCGGCCTCGTCGTCACCGCTGGCGGCAAGCGCCTGGCCTGGAAACGCGACGAGTTCAACGTCTATGCGTTCCATGTGGACGTGCCGGCCGGCGCTTCCTCGGTGGACGTCGAGTTCCAGACGCTCACCCCGCAGGACACACGCCAGGGTCGGATCGTCATGACGCCCGACATCGTCAATGTGCAGTGGAACCAGGTGTCCCTGTATCCGGCGGGCTACCGCGCGGATCGCATCCAGGTCGATGCCTCGGTCAAGTTCCCCGCCGGCTTCCAGTACGGCTCCGCGCTGGAGCAGGCGAGCAAGAGCGGCGACACGGTCACCTTCAAGACGATCGACTACGACGATCTGGTCGATTCGCCGGTGTTCGCCGGCCGCTACTTCAAGCGTGTGGACCTGGATCCCAATGGTCGCTCGCCCGTGCACCTGAATATCGTGGCCGACAGCGCCAAGGCGTTGGAAATCACGCCCCAGGGGCTCGAGGCGCACCGCAAGCTCGTCCAGCAGATGGACAAGCTTTACGGCGCGCGCCACTACAACCACTACGACTTCCTCCTGGCGCTGAGCGACAAGCTGGGCGGCATCGGCCTGGAGCATCACCGCTCCTCCGAGAACAGCGCAGATCCCAACTACTTCACCGAGTGGGACAAGAGCTGGCTCGGTCGCGACCTGCTCTCGCACGAATACAACCATTCGTGGGACGGCAAGTACCGTCGCGGTGCCGACCTGTCCACCGCGAGTTTCAACGTGCCCATGGGGGACAGCCTGCTGTGGGTCTATGAAGGACAGACCCAATTCTGGGGCAATGTCGTGGCCGCCCGTTCCGGCCTGGTCTCGCAGGACCAGGCGCGCGACCTGCTGGCCATGGTCGCGGCCACCTACGACAAGAACCGTCCGGGCCTGTCGTGGCGCAGCATCGGCGACACCACCAACGATCCGACCATCGCGCAGCGTCGCCCGCTCTCGTACCGCAACTACCAGATGAGCGAAGACTATTACTCGGGCGGCCAGATGGTGTGGCTGGACGTGGACACCAAGCTGCGTGAGCTGACGAAGAACAAGCGCAACCTGGATGATTTCGCCAAGGCGTTCTTCGGCATGAAGGACGGTGACTGGAAGGTCAACCCGTACACCTTCGAGGACGTGGTCTCCACCCTCAACGGCATCGCGCCGATGGACTGGGCCACCTACCTGCACGAGCGCATCGACGGCAACCGCAACGACCTGGAAGGCATCGAGCGCGGCGGCTGGAAGCTGGTCTACAACGACAAGCCCTCCGAAGCGGTCAAGGCCTACGAGTCGCGCCGCCACTTCACCGACCTGACCTACTCGGCCGGCTTTGCCGTGTCGGCCAAGGGCGATATCTCCGACGTGCGCTGGGACGGTCCCGCCTTCAACGCCGGCCTCTCGCCGGGCATGCACATCGTCGCCGTCAACGGCAAGGAATTCGACGGCGATGCGCTGAAGGATGCTGTCACCGCCGCCAAGGGCACGTCCGCCCCGATCGAACTGCTGGTGAAGAACTTCGACACGTACAAGACGATCAAGATCGACTACCACGGTGGCCTGATGTATCCCCACCTGGAGCGCGACAAGAGCAAGCCCGACTGGCTGGGCGAACTCTACAAGACCAAGTGAACCACCGAAGGGCCCCGCAAGGGGCCCTTCTCCTTTTCTCGTTATCTTTTCTTGATTTTCAAGACGTTGTCATCCGCTTGCCGATCATGCTTTGCAAAAGATCCCGTGGCTATGCCTTCAGTCCTGGCTTCGGTTGCTTCACGTGCTATATCGACTTTCCAGCCAAAAGGAGAGACGATCATGGATGTGTCGACGAAGCACCTAGCGGAGCAAGTGAGTGAGCGAGAGAAAGCGTACGACGATCTTCGTAGCGATTGCCTGAGAGCGGCAAGGTTATATGGTGAATTGACGCATGGCGAAGACCTCCCGGACGAGGACCTTTCGGATGAAGACCTCCCGAAGGCCGTTGTGGCATGCGCTCGCATTCCGTCACGGAAGGACGAAACGCCAGAAGCGTTGGGTGTCATGTTCGATAACGCGTTCGCTGCGTTTGCTGCGTTGGCTAGCTATCTCGATCGCGAACAATCCTACGGGGGCTTGCGTTGCAGCTCCCCCTTCAGTAATCCGCAGGCATTGCTTGAATTCGTGGGAGAGCGCGTCGAGGCTCATCGCGTGGAATGCGACTGGGAACGACGGTTCGCGCGAGCGCGTGCCCATGATCAGGCAGAGACCATGGGGTATGTGGGCCACCCCTTGTTTCGTGCGAACGCCCGAAGTACATCCAAGGGGATTCTGTTAAATGCCATGCAAAGCGCACTGCGCGACGGCAAATGGCACTTCGGCGAATTCGCCACGTTTCAATGGCAGCAGTTATGGCGTTTCGATGTTTTTCCTGGCAATGCGTCCCGCGCATGGCAAAAGAACCTGGACGCCGAGATGGAAGCATGGTCGCAAGCAGGTTCGGAAACGAATACCCAACCGATCGATGGCCTGTTTGATTGCACCTATGTCGATGGCGAAGGGATGGTGCGAGAAGGCTTCTGCTGGGTACGTGTCGCATTCAAGGTTTCCACGATGAAGACGGTGATGACCGTACTTGGTCCCGTGCAGCAGGTTGGGTTCGGTATTCACGAGACCGATCAATACGACGACAAAGCCGGCTACGAAATGCAGCCTGCGCGCTATCGCGAATGATGCAGCGCGGGCATCGTGGATGACGCCGCGAGGGACGGGGCACCGTGTCCCTCGTGGTTGGCGCGCTGCCGGGCTTTGAGTCCGAACAGCGGCCGTATGAAGGCGACGCGCCGAATCACCAGCTCATGCAGCAGCGCACACCCCGCCACCGTGCCGCCAATAACCAGCGTGGGTTCCAGCCAGGCACCCAGGCCCATCGGTTTCAGCACGAACACCAGCAGGACGATCAGGCTCTGGTGCAGCATGTACCACGGGTACACCGCTTCGGTGGCGTAGGGCAGCCAGCGGAACGGACGGTCGAGGAACACCTTGCCCCAGCCCAGGATCGCCAGCAGCATGGTCCACAGGTAGAGCGTCTCCACGGAAGCGGCGAAGGGGTGCCAGAAGCTGTCCGGAATGCGATACGCGATGGCGTCCGGCGGCAACAGCTGACCCGCGAGGCGCAAGCCTAGCCACACGGTTACCGCGATCATCGCCGTGGCCAACATGCCTTTCCGCATCGACACCACGCGATCCCAGAAAGCGTCGTCACGGGCCAGCAGGTAGCCGGCGAGGAAGACGAAGCCGTACTTGGCATGCTGGTACCAGTCCCCAAAGAACGCCCCGCTGTCCGGGTAGAGCGGATGCAGGCGTAACAGGAAGCCGGTAAGCAAGGCCGTGGGCGCGCCGATGAACAGGATGGCGGGCGCCCGGCAGAAGGTCGCCAACGCACCGCGCACCCATGGCAGCGAAAGCAGTGGCATCGATGCAACAAGGATCAGCGTGTATGCCCACAGGTAGGGCAGGTACCAGAGATGGTTCCACGTGATGCCATGCTCCCAGCCGGTGAAGCTGTGCGGCGGCCACGGGCGCACCTGCCAGTACCGCAGCAGGAAATCGCCGAACCCCGGCACGACGTGCCCGCTGGACACGCCTTCGCAGTACGGCTGGATCGGCACGACCACGAACATGCCGAAGATCAGCGGCAGCATCAGCCGCCAGGTTCGCTGACCTGCGAAGCGCAACAGCCGACCCTCGGGGGCGGCCAGGGCGATCGCGATGCCCGAGATCATGAAGAGCAGGCACATCCGCCAGCGGTTCATGAACAGCATGGGCCACTGCAGCCACTCGGCGGTGTGGGCGCTCTTGATGTGGAAACCCCAGTCGGCCACGTAGGCCATGCCGGTGTGGTAGAGGATCAGCAGCCCGAAGGCGATGACGCGCAGGGCGTCGATGTCGTGGCGGCGGGTGGTCATGGCATGGCGTCCGTGGCGATGTACAGCCAGATTGGGTCGCGGGGGCACCGCGGGGCCAGCATGATGGGTCGTAGCAGGGGCGATGAGGGACGAACGGTGGGCCCTGTGGGACGAACGACCGTCCCTGTCGAGCTCCTCGGGCCTGCGCGGACGCTATCATCCGTCCGATGGATACAGGACCCACACCGCCCGGCCAGGCACTCGACCTCGCCCACCGCCGCCGGCGCGTCTTCATGACCGCCTTCTGGTTGCTGGCGTTCGGCAGCGGCGCCGTTGGCAATCTCCTGACCGGCCGGATCGACGCGGAGCGCTATGGCGTCCCTGTCGCGACCTGGCAGATCGCGGTCAACGAGTTCAGCAGCATGCTCGTCTCGCTGGCCATGCTGCCCCTGCTGCTGCGCGCTTGCGATCGCTGGCCCCTGCACGCCGACACC
This DNA window, taken from Luteibacter sp. 9135, encodes the following:
- a CDS encoding glutathione S-transferase N-terminal domain-containing protein gives rise to the protein MPDLSAFPITTRWPAQHPDRIQLYSLPTPNGVKVSIMLEELGLPYEVHLVDIMKNESKLPEFESLNPNGKIPAMIDPDGPGGIPLALSESGAMLLYLAEKTGRFLPQDPAKRWETIQWLFFQMGGIGPMFGQVGFFHKFAGREYEDKRPLERYVAEAKRLLGVLDRQLDGKAWIVGDEYTIADIATLGWVNTLLTFYGARELVGFDDFANVADWLERGMSRPGVERGLKIPARQP
- a CDS encoding M61 family metallopeptidase is translated as MKSTILASALLAALASVGATAARADDVPPPADVAFDGTLKLVVDATDTDHRIFRVKESIPAKAGPLTLLFPEWIPGHHSPTGPIDQFAGLVVTAGGKRLAWKRDEFNVYAFHVDVPAGASSVDVEFQTLTPQDTRQGRIVMTPDIVNVQWNQVSLYPAGYRADRIQVDASVKFPAGFQYGSALEQASKSGDTVTFKTIDYDDLVDSPVFAGRYFKRVDLDPNGRSPVHLNIVADSAKALEITPQGLEAHRKLVQQMDKLYGARHYNHYDFLLALSDKLGGIGLEHHRSSENSADPNYFTEWDKSWLGRDLLSHEYNHSWDGKYRRGADLSTASFNVPMGDSLLWVYEGQTQFWGNVVAARSGLVSQDQARDLLAMVAATYDKNRPGLSWRSIGDTTNDPTIAQRRPLSYRNYQMSEDYYSGGQMVWLDVDTKLRELTKNKRNLDDFAKAFFGMKDGDWKVNPYTFEDVVSTLNGIAPMDWATYLHERIDGNRNDLEGIERGGWKLVYNDKPSEAVKAYESRRHFTDLTYSAGFAVSAKGDISDVRWDGPAFNAGLSPGMHIVAVNGKEFDGDALKDAVTAAKGTSAPIELLVKNFDTYKTIKIDYHGGLMYPHLERDKSKPDWLGELYKTK
- a CDS encoding acyltransferase family protein, with translation MTTRRHDIDALRVIAFGLLILYHTGMAYVADWGFHIKSAHTAEWLQWPMLFMNRWRMCLLFMISGIAIALAAPEGRLLRFAGQRTWRLMLPLIFGMFVVVPIQPYCEGVSSGHVVPGFGDFLLRYWQVRPWPPHSFTGWEHGITWNHLWYLPYLWAYTLILVASMPLLSLPWVRGALATFCRAPAILFIGAPTALLTGFLLRLHPLYPDSGAFFGDWYQHAKYGFVFLAGYLLARDDAFWDRVVSMRKGMLATAMIAVTVWLGLRLAGQLLPPDAIAYRIPDSFWHPFAASVETLYLWTMLLAILGWGKVFLDRPFRWLPYATEAVYPWYMLHQSLIVLLVFVLKPMGLGAWLEPTLVIGGTVAGCALLHELVIRRVAFIRPLFGLKARQRANHEGHGAPSLAASSTMPALHHSR